The following proteins come from a genomic window of Montipora capricornis isolate CH-2021 chromosome 9, ASM3666992v2, whole genome shotgun sequence:
- the LOC138016140 gene encoding uncharacterized protein, giving the protein LFVQSWFKLLYKKHFVDEAIEFTLPTDTGLLLHYKSHVDVRYKKSLLKTMLDRAFKLSSTWKLFHLECDRLTQTFSRLQYPAQLLQSTISNFVTKKVSDEAISTRACNVNEAPVRIVLPFKDQRSAISARRQLGELGRKIGIDIHAVYTSRKIGHHIKPKEKKPPIINQQRVVYHYKCGLCDANYVGYTCRHLYQRVEEHMKGSSSIGNHIKEQHGTVPSDICRDFKILRKCESKFDCLIYEMLFIKELKPTLNKQSDSIRAKLFI; this is encoded by the coding sequence ctgtttgttcaaagttggttTAAGCTcctttataaaaagcatttcgtagaTGAGGCAATCGAATTTACTTTACCAACTGACACCGGATTATTGCTGCATTACAAGAGCCACGTCGATGTTAGATACAAGAAGTCATTGCTAAAAACAATGCTGGATCGTGCCTTTAAATTGTCATCTACCTGGAAACTGTTCCACCTGGAATGTGACCGTCTCACACAAACGTTCTCCCGACTTCAGTACCCAGCCCAACTGCTGCAATCGACCATCAGTAATTTTGTCACCAAGAAAGTTTCCGACGAGGCAATTTCCACACGAGCATGTAACGTGAATGAAGCGCCTGTCAGAATAGTGTTACCTTTCAAAGATCAGAGATCGGCTATATCAGCGCGAAGGCAACTTGGGGAACTGGGCCGAAAAATTGGAATTGATATTCACGCCGTGTACACAAGCCGTAAGATTGGACACCATATCAAACCGAAAGAAAAGAAGCCGCCTATCATAAACCAGCAACGCGTTGTTTACCATTACAAGTGTGGTTTGTGCGATGCAAACTATGTCGGGTATACGTGCCGACACCTCTATCAGCGCGTCGAGGAACACATGAAAGGATCGTCTTCAATCGGGAATCACATTAAAGAGCAACATGGAACAGTCCCGAGTGACATATgtcgtgactttaagatcttgagaaagTGCGAAAGTAAATTCGATTGCCTCAtctacgaaatgctttttataaaggAGCTTAaaccaactttgaacaaacagTCAGATTCAATCCGTGCGAAGTTATTTATATAG
- the LOC138017117 gene encoding uncharacterized protein, producing MWLFTPYLSLSVLVFTVFKELCFVSGTLNITFVSQGFSSDFHNSNNEPNSTGHRSDSKLRQSYEKKEVMTQLGNNPFNFWMYKSKWVELSDLQLNADLMSKAIQTGDPTRLRNVLIKALNGGQINLLVIGGSNSAGGKLGVDEGSLDGLFYKVFTNWWNNTIGRVTKAFMKEFQVTIGGTGSYFFAYCYNTFIPKHTKFDIVLTEASINYNTRSKAESLEQLTRQVLAETSAPAVLYINLVSGIGLDPVTKKIFNPSCTNLEDFGQTKLAHHYRITSFSLKEVLCRRENGRWRAAITNFAGSDGRHIGVKAHALIAMLMIQYVRGVFSDLLNDVEKHLKIEEVIPLQLPDLFFIKRETEALTEPLCWTGITPNAFTDLPHPTLQIDIIYNEGFTLYYSKRATKNAKAPVTSDLRTDAQGGWGTWNRGNILKFGFHVRPTNSQSPSSRSVTVVTRTSGSGGKAKVWLDSKEGSAIYIDSKSVFGNNQLDTIGTRVEPGYHTVTVQTVRWGMFLVSGLLVGPPDFQRRRVV from the coding sequence ATGTGGCTCTTCACACCGTATCTGAGTCTGTCAGTTTTGGTGTTCACCGTTTTCAAGGAACTTTGTTTTGTGTCAGGAACTTTGAATATCACTTTTGTGTCTCAAGGATTCTCGTCCGACTTTCACAATAGCAATAATGAGCCAAATTCCACAGGACATCGGTCGGACAGCAAGCTCAGACAATCTTATGAGAAGAAAGAAGTTATGACACAGTTAGGTAACAATCCATTTAATTTTTGGATGTACAAGTCGAAATGGGTTGAATTGAGTGATTTACAGCTAAATGCCGATTTGATGTCAAAAGCTATTCAAACTGGTGATCCCACTCGATTGCGGAATGTTTTGATAAAGGCTCTGAACGGAGGACAAATCAATTTATTGGTGATTGGAGGCTCAAACAGTGCCGGAGGAAAACTAGGAGTGGACGAGGGAAGTCTAGACGGTTTGTTCTATAAAGTTTTCACGAATTGGTGGAATAACACTATTGGCAGGGTAACAAAAGCGTTTATGAAAGAATTCCAAGTGACTATTGGAGGAACGGGTAGTTACTTTTTTGCGTATTGTTATAACACGTTTATACCGAAACACACAAAGTTTGATATTGTTTTGACGGAAGCCTCCATAAATTACAACACTCGTAGCAAAGCCGAGTCGCTGGAGCAATTAACGCGTCAAGTCCTTGCGGAAACGTCGGCGCCCGCAGTGCTATACATTAACTTAGTCAGCGGTATTGGACTCGATCCGGTAACGAAGAAAATCTTTAACCCTTCGTGCACCAATTTGGAAGATTTCGGACAAACCAAGCTTGCTCATCACTATAGAATAACGTCTTTTAGTTTAAAGGAAGTTCTATGTCGGAGGGAAAATGGAAGATGGAGAGCAGCGATTACTAATTTCGCAGGCTCTGATGGCCGGCACATAGGAGTCAAAGCGCATGCTCTAATTGCCATGTTGATGATTCAGTACGTGCGCGGTGTTTTCAGTGACTTGTTAAATGACGTAGAGAAGCATTTAAAAATCGAGGAGGTTATCCCTTTGCAGTTGCCAGACTTGTTCTTCATTAAGCGCGAAACCGAAGCCTTAACGGAACCTTTATGCTGGACCGGGATAACACCTAATGCCTTTACGGATCTGCCACACCCTACCCTCCAAATTGATATTATTTACAACGAAGGTTTTACTCTATACTATAGCAAACGTGcaacaaaaaatgcaaaagcTCCGGTGACTTCCGACTTACGCACAGACGCGCAAGGGGGCTGGGGAACATGGAACAGAGGCAACATTCTCAAGTTTGGTTTTCATGTTCGGCCGACTAATTCCCAGTCCCCAAGCTCACGGTCAGTGACTGTTGTTACTCGGACGTCCGGAAGCGGAGGTAAAGCCAAGGTGTGGCTTGATAGCAAAGAGGGTAGCGCAATTTACATTGATTCAAAATCAGTTTTTGGAAACAATCAACTAGATACTATCGGTACAAGAGTAGAGCCAGGATACCATACTGTCACTGTTCAAACTGTTCGCTGGGGAATGTTTCTCGTCAGTGGTCTTCTCGTGGGACCACCAGACTTCCAAAGGCGACGAGTAGTCTAA